In Schizosaccharomyces osmophilus chromosome 1, complete sequence, the genomic window AAGCATTGACATTTAACCATTGagttttcattatttatttaatggATTATAATAATGATAATATGAAAAGATATGGAGACGACGAAGAGGCACCGCAAGTGAAACGTACGAGAAATGACGATTATCAAGAGTATCCAGCATACGTGAGTGGTAGAAAGCCTTCTTTTGGAGGCAATCAAGGCTCTGGAGTCGGTAAACTACATTATGGGCCTTCTCGGCCTGGAAATGTCCCTTCGTCCTCAGGAGCTGCCGGCAACACAGCTGCCACCGGGGATCGTCAGGAAGCAGACCAATTACAGGATGCTTTGATATCGTGTGGTAttcaattaaaagaagaagagctAAACCTTTCCACGTCCTATTATGATCCAGCATCTCTAAATACCTTTGCACTTTCATCTGAAGATCGATCGAAGAAATGCGactttttaaattcatACACCTTGATGCAAACAGTCAGCAGTATTGTAAATTTGCATCGATTGAAGAGTATGGATACAGATATTCACGCGCTCATCTCTATGGCAGTACGCGATTACATGGCCAATTTGTTACAGAGAATGATTGTCGAAAGCAATCATCGTACTGCTCGAATTGATACgaaaaataatttacaaCTTGATAATGTTCGCCAAACATTAGCGAATTCTGCTTACAAGGAATACGAAAGTGAAGAGCGAAGACGTGCTGTCTTGAATGTCCGTCGAGCTGAACATGAAGCTAGACTTGCCGAGTTAAATACAAATCCAAATAGTGAAGAAGGGTCTTCCAGCCGACGTAGAAAAGAGCAAAGCTCTTCGGCTGCCGCAAAAAATATCTCAGAAGATGCCCAGAACAGAATGACGAATGCCACCGCTAGTATTATGGCAGGAAGTGCCTTACCTTCTGGTGGTAAGAAATACTCTTGGATGGCCACAGACATAACTCCGGCTGCCCCTGCCATAGGAGGTGGTTTTGGAATtcgaaaaaaggaaaacaacaCTCATAAAATGATGGCTCGTGATGGTACATTACCTATTCAAACCGAAGAGAAAGGCGTCATTAGCATTCGCGATGCACTTGCCATTCTCGAAATGGATCGTGATGGTGCTGGTCGCATCTTCGGAAGAGGAGCTCGAGCGATGATGCGAGCATACATTCGTCTAAAGGACTAGaaaatttaattcttctgttgattttctattttttctttacaggAGTGTTGTCATGGTCGGTTTTTGATTATTCTTATGAAGTATGAAGTTCTGTGTTTGCAATGGCTTTTTGATAGGTAGATGATTCCTTTTATTGTTACATGCTAGTTTTCATGTATGTATATGTGACTATATACATGCATGTGTTTTATTATACAATGACATTTCGTTTTTAATTCAGAGATCTAATATATAGCTAATGCGTTGGTGGTTCGAATCCAtgactttttatttcctaGTAGATGCATTAAGAATTTCTTGCTGTTTTTTGCTGTTTAAtctatttaaaaaatgaaaagcgCTTTCCTCAACCCAAGGTTGTTGGTAGTATTTTGAGTCTCTTTTTTCAGCAATATTTGTTTCAGAGCCATCCAAAATAACTTCCAAATCCTTACTTTGAGATTCAGTCCATCGATGAATGAACAGTACAGGGTCCTCTGAAAATTGTCGCATAAAATCATGTTTTGATTTGGAATAATGGATAGCTTCAATAAAGCTTGAAATCTTCTCATCGAgaattttgatttcattttggttCATCACATTAGTCAAGAATGTCCGAGTTTGGGTTTGCTTGGGATCGTCCGCATTAACAAAAACGTCAAAGGTTTCAAATGGCTTGTCTGACTCTTCATTCACACTAAAACTGTGTTAATCATCAATCATctgatttaaaaaacataCTTTAATCCAAACGATAAAACAATAGGATCGAGTGGTTCCAAGAACCGGTTCATCAGCTCGGGTATTCTAGGAAAGTAAAGTCTGTctgtttcaaaaagctaaaaaatTAACAACGAAAATtatcttaaaaaaaacttaCGTCTCTTAATCCTTTGTCGCAGTTGATTAAAcgcttttcttccaaatcctGAAGTCGATGAAACTAAATTGGTGTTAATGTCTGCTAGAGAAAAAGGTGAAAGGCAAATTTCCATCTAGATTGCAAGACTTACCTTGATGTACTGCCATAAAGCCGCGACAATGATAGGACGTGTTCCCTCTTTGATTCCCAAGAGATTGGCGAATGCATTGGATAATTTGTAGCGTTCAGGATGCTCATCGGGATACAAAAGTATACTTATATTTACATTCTGATCTCCGTTTCTCTTTATTCTGAGCTCATTTGCCAAATTGGCGCCATTTGAAAGCTTATTCCATTCTACGTAATTACTTTC contains:
- the ssr3 gene encoding SWI/SNF and RSC complex subunit Ssr3, with amino-acid sequence MSGNPNQNGKINERDAKEAGELKKEIRLIEREIPEKLLETIPEANQYVELQEIEKRLDSLIVRKRFDLQDSLSRQSKKTRAVRIFIRKTLENQAFQNLHEKNNIQSNDLTSLSVPSWTIHMEGRLIPGNEEDKNQLDEIPFTTLFKKIAFQVHRSEELYPESNYVEWNKLSNGANLANELRIKRNGDQNVNISILLYPDEHPERYKLSNAFANLLGIKEGTRPIIVAALWQYIKFHRLQDLEEKRLINCDKGLRDLFETDRLYFPRIPELMNRFLEPLDPIVLSFGLNVNEESDKPFETFDVFVNADDPKQTQTRTFLTNVMNQNEIKILDEKISSFIEAIHYSKSKHDFMRQFSEDPVLFIHRWTESQSKDLEVILDGSETNIAEKRDSKYYQQPWVEESAFHFLNRLNSKKQQEILNASTRK
- the taf4 gene encoding transcription factor TFIID complex subunit Taf4, with translation MDYNNDNMKRYGDDEEAPQVKRTRNDDYQEYPAYVSGRKPSFGGNQGSGVGKLHYGPSRPGNVPSSSGAAGNTAATGDRQEADQLQDALISCGIQLKEEELNLSTSYYDPASLNTFALSSEDRSKKCDFLNSYTLMQTVSSIVNLHRLKSMDTDIHALISMAVRDYMANLLQRMIVESNHRTARIDTKNNLQLDNVRQTLANSAYKEYESEERRRAVLNVRRAEHEARLAELNTNPNSEEGSSSRRRKEQSSSAAAKNISEDAQNRMTNATASIMAGSALPSGGKKYSWMATDITPAAPAIGGGFGIRKKENNTHKMMARDGTLPIQTEEKGVISIRDALAILEMDRDGAGRIFGRGARAMMRAYIRLKD